One region of Streptomyces davaonensis JCM 4913 genomic DNA includes:
- a CDS encoding ABC transporter ATP-binding protein encodes MSMETTAWMQLHSVMTAEQERRPFARETLRRIGGFARPHRARIAQFVGLGVVTALLAVATPVLAGKVVDAIVSGDDESRVVRLALLIALIAVLEAALGILARRLSATLGEGLILDLRTAVFDHVQRMPVAFFTRTRTGALVSRLNNDVIGAQRAFSNTLSGVVSNLVTLLLTLVVMLTLSWQITLLALVLLPVFVIPARRMGRRMANMTREAATLNAAMGTRMTERFSAPGATLVKLFGRPEQESEEFAARARRVAEIGVRTATAQSAFITALTLVSALALALVYGLGGWFALNGSLEPGAVVALALLLTRLYAPLTSLAGARVEVMSALVSFERVFEVLDLEPLIQDRPDAKEIPDGPVSVEFTDVRFGYPSADKVSLASLEEVAALDTRGGSEVLRGLSFRAEPGQTVALVGSSGAGKSTIASLLPRLYDVDGGTVRLGGVDVREVSARSLRETLGMVTQDGHLFHDSVRANLLLARPTASDDELWDALRRSRLDDLVRSLPDGLDTVVGERGYRLSGGERQRMTIARLLLARQRVVILDEATAHLDNTSEAAVQEALAEALEGRTAVVIAHRLSTVRAADLILVVEDGRIVERGTHDELLAAEGRYAELYRTQFEERSGDDEERPADATEIAVA; translated from the coding sequence ATGAGCATGGAGACCACAGCCTGGATGCAACTGCACTCCGTCATGACCGCCGAGCAGGAGCGCCGACCCTTCGCGCGCGAGACCCTGCGCCGCATCGGCGGCTTCGCCCGCCCGCACCGGGCGCGCATCGCGCAGTTCGTGGGCCTGGGGGTGGTCACCGCACTGCTCGCCGTGGCGACGCCCGTCCTGGCCGGCAAGGTCGTCGACGCGATCGTGTCGGGCGACGACGAGAGCAGGGTCGTACGGCTGGCCCTGCTGATCGCCCTCATCGCGGTCCTGGAGGCGGCGCTGGGCATCCTCGCCCGGCGGCTTTCGGCGACGCTCGGGGAGGGACTCATCCTCGATCTTCGGACGGCCGTGTTCGATCATGTGCAGCGCATGCCGGTCGCGTTCTTCACACGTACTCGTACGGGAGCGCTGGTCTCCCGTCTCAACAACGACGTCATCGGCGCCCAGCGCGCCTTCAGCAACACCCTCTCCGGAGTGGTGAGCAATCTGGTCACGCTGCTGCTGACCCTGGTCGTGATGCTCACGCTCTCCTGGCAGATCACCCTGCTCGCGCTGGTGCTGCTCCCGGTGTTCGTGATCCCGGCCCGCCGCATGGGCCGCCGGATGGCGAACATGACCCGGGAGGCGGCCACCCTCAACGCCGCGATGGGCACCCGCATGACCGAGCGCTTCTCGGCCCCCGGCGCCACCCTGGTCAAGCTCTTCGGCCGCCCCGAGCAGGAGTCCGAGGAGTTCGCCGCCCGCGCCCGCCGGGTCGCCGAGATCGGGGTCCGCACCGCCACCGCACAGTCGGCGTTCATCACCGCCCTGACCCTGGTCTCCGCTCTCGCACTCGCCCTGGTCTACGGCCTCGGCGGCTGGTTCGCCCTGAACGGCAGCCTCGAACCCGGCGCCGTGGTCGCCCTCGCCCTGCTCCTGACCCGCCTCTACGCCCCGCTGACCTCCCTCGCCGGGGCCCGTGTGGAGGTCATGAGCGCTCTGGTCAGCTTCGAGCGGGTCTTCGAGGTGCTCGACCTCGAACCGCTCATCCAGGACCGGCCCGACGCCAAGGAGATCCCCGACGGTCCGGTTTCCGTGGAGTTCACCGACGTCCGCTTCGGCTACCCCTCCGCCGACAAGGTTTCCCTTGCCTCCCTGGAAGAGGTCGCGGCCCTCGACACCCGGGGCGGCTCCGAGGTCCTGCGCGGACTGTCCTTCCGCGCCGAACCCGGCCAGACGGTCGCCCTCGTCGGCTCCTCCGGCGCGGGCAAGTCGACGATCGCGAGCCTGCTGCCCCGCCTGTACGACGTCGACGGCGGCACCGTACGCCTCGGCGGGGTCGACGTCCGTGAGGTGAGCGCCCGGTCCCTGCGTGAGACCCTCGGCATGGTCACCCAGGACGGCCATCTGTTCCACGACAGCGTCCGCGCCAACCTGTTGCTGGCCCGGCCCACCGCGAGCGACGACGAACTGTGGGACGCGCTGCGCCGCTCCCGCCTCGACGACCTCGTCCGGTCCCTGCCGGACGGTCTGGACACGGTGGTCGGCGAGCGCGGCTACCGGCTCTCCGGCGGTGAGCGCCAGCGGATGACCATCGCCCGGCTGCTGCTGGCCCGGCAGCGCGTCGTCATCCTCGACGAGGCCACCGCCCACCTCGACAACACCTCCGAGGCCGCCGTCCAGGAGGCCCTCGCCGAGGCACTGGAGGGCAGGACCGCGGTGGTCATCGCGCACCGGCTGTCGACCGTACGGGCCGCCGACCTGATCCTGGTCGTCGAGGACGGCCGGATCGTCGAACGCGGCACCCACGACGAACTGCTGGCCGCCGAGGGACGGTACGCCGAGCTGTACCGGACGCAGTTCGAGGAGCGCTCCGGCGACGACGAGGAGCGACCCGCCGACGCGACGGAGATCGCCGTGGCGTAG
- a CDS encoding glycoside hydrolase family 2 TIM barrel-domain containing protein — MPHSTLRSCVSRRRLLEGGAALLGAFAVTSGSAAGRARAADGAQEWNGSIDLFRLGAEPPHTTLMPYADTAQALAADRTVSPYRIGLDGTWKFAYADRPADRDPDFHRTDVDDSGWDSIPVPSVWQLHGYDRPIYLNITYPYWGANGLGEEPQPPAVPTRYNPVGQYRRTFTVPRDWSGRRTFLHFEGVKSAHYVWINGELVGYHEDSYTPAEYDITRHLKSGTNQIAVEVYRYSDGDWLEDQDMIRLSGIFRSVYLYSTPAVHLRDFKLDTPLGDDYTSAELSVTASVRAYEGGTAGSYTVETQLYDTGGHPVWSRPLQQTAKVGTSGTDTTVQAAKAVPAPKLWSAEQPYLYTAVLSLRDPAGQVIETLSHRVGLREFALRDGLMRINGKPVSLRGTNRHEMHPERGTALTRADLVRDIEVIKRLNMNSVRTSHYPNNPVWYELADEYGLYLVDETNLETHGIHKRYPGDHPDWTKACVARAQNMVHRDKNHASVVIWSLGNEAGGGSTFVAMHDWIKSYDPTRVVQYEGDDRPGVSDIRSEMYDTPAKVEARAKDTADTRPYVMIEYSHAMGNSNGNFKKYWDLVRRHDVLQGGWIWDFADQSLSWPTPARQLLTETGPLALRGEILAPSGTLDRTKGLYGGTVFARDPRLDLTGSLTLEAWVTPHYTGYQQPIIAKGDTQYALKQTTKNLEFFIHSGGEWITATWPLPADGWRGSEHHIAGVFDADAGTLTLYVDGEVKATRTTDRRPGVNCAPLALATDADHSTREFSGTIRRARVYARALSAAELASDRRAPDGDGVRFWFDAATVGVSEKQPSEKTFYAYGGDWGDNPNDGNFVADGIVTADRGHTGKAAEVKRVYQAINATRGDGGAITLTNEYLFTNLRDFDGSWALIEDGEPVRRGALSRAQLDVPPQSSKEITVPAELPADWSKSKEYFLQLSFVTRQSTKWAAAGFEVARQQLPLGGGEKAGAPVRLDSVPALAHVDGERSVTVTGEGFSLTVDKKRGVITSYEAAGVRLLDSGPVPNFWRAPTDNDKGSRQHIRNETWRDAGTRRTVTDVAVRPLGDKAVEIKVTGTLPTTVKSTYSTTCTVFGNGEIKVDNTLHPGATSLPYIPEIGTLLFLPGRLDRLHYYGRGPEENHWDRNNGTDVGRYSGTVAEQWTPYIRPQENGNKTDVRWAALTDAAGAGLLISGEPLLEINASRFTPEDLSVGVRHDYQLTPREEVVLRVSHRQMGVGGDNSWGAHTHDEYKLFADRDYAYTYRLRPLTDLADATGASRRPTATD, encoded by the coding sequence ATGCCGCACTCGACCCTCAGATCCTGTGTCAGCCGCCGCCGTCTGCTGGAGGGCGGAGCCGCCCTCCTCGGCGCGTTCGCCGTCACCTCCGGATCCGCGGCCGGGCGCGCCCGCGCGGCCGACGGCGCCCAGGAATGGAACGGCTCCATCGACCTCTTCCGCCTGGGCGCCGAACCCCCGCACACCACACTCATGCCGTACGCCGACACGGCCCAGGCCCTGGCCGCCGACCGCACGGTGTCGCCGTACCGGATCGGCCTCGACGGCACCTGGAAGTTCGCGTACGCGGACCGCCCCGCCGACCGTGACCCCGACTTCCACCGCACCGACGTCGACGACAGCGGCTGGGACAGCATCCCGGTCCCCTCCGTGTGGCAACTGCACGGCTACGACCGCCCGATCTACCTCAACATCACCTACCCCTACTGGGGCGCCAACGGACTCGGCGAGGAGCCTCAGCCCCCGGCCGTGCCGACCCGCTACAACCCCGTCGGCCAGTACCGCCGTACCTTCACCGTCCCCCGCGACTGGTCGGGACGCCGTACCTTCCTGCACTTCGAGGGCGTGAAGTCGGCGCACTACGTATGGATCAACGGCGAACTCGTGGGCTACCACGAGGACTCCTACACCCCGGCCGAGTACGACATCACCCGGCACCTGAAGTCCGGCACCAACCAGATCGCCGTCGAGGTCTACCGCTACTCCGACGGCGACTGGCTGGAGGACCAGGACATGATCCGGCTGAGCGGCATCTTCCGCTCGGTGTACCTGTACTCCACCCCCGCCGTGCACCTGCGCGACTTCAAGCTCGACACCCCGCTCGGTGACGACTACACGTCCGCCGAACTCTCGGTCACCGCGAGCGTGCGCGCCTACGAGGGCGGCACGGCGGGCTCGTACACCGTCGAGACGCAGCTGTACGACACCGGCGGCCACCCCGTCTGGTCCCGGCCGCTGCAACAGACCGCGAAGGTCGGCACCTCCGGCACCGACACGACCGTTCAGGCCGCCAAGGCCGTGCCCGCGCCGAAGCTGTGGTCGGCGGAGCAGCCGTACCTCTACACCGCCGTCCTCAGCCTGCGTGATCCGGCCGGTCAGGTCATCGAGACGTTGTCGCACCGCGTCGGGTTGCGCGAATTCGCCCTGCGGGACGGCCTGATGCGCATCAACGGCAAGCCCGTCTCGCTGCGCGGCACCAACCGCCACGAGATGCACCCCGAGCGCGGCACCGCCCTCACCCGCGCCGATCTGGTCCGGGACATCGAGGTGATCAAGCGGCTGAACATGAACTCGGTCCGCACCTCGCACTACCCCAACAACCCGGTCTGGTACGAACTCGCCGACGAATACGGCCTGTACCTCGTCGACGAGACCAACCTGGAGACGCACGGCATCCACAAGCGCTACCCCGGCGACCACCCCGACTGGACGAAAGCCTGCGTGGCCCGCGCCCAGAACATGGTCCACCGTGACAAGAACCACGCCTCGGTCGTCATCTGGTCCCTCGGCAACGAGGCGGGCGGCGGCTCCACGTTCGTCGCCATGCACGACTGGATCAAGTCCTACGACCCCACTCGCGTCGTCCAGTACGAGGGCGACGACCGGCCCGGCGTCAGCGACATCCGCTCCGAGATGTACGACACCCCGGCCAAGGTGGAGGCCCGTGCCAAGGACACCGCCGACACCCGGCCGTACGTCATGATCGAGTACTCCCATGCGATGGGGAACTCCAACGGCAACTTCAAGAAGTACTGGGACCTCGTCCGCCGCCACGACGTACTCCAGGGCGGCTGGATCTGGGACTTCGCCGACCAGTCCCTGAGCTGGCCCACCCCTGCGCGTCAACTGCTCACCGAGACGGGTCCGTTGGCGCTGCGCGGCGAGATCCTCGCCCCCTCCGGCACCCTCGACCGCACCAAGGGCCTGTACGGCGGCACCGTGTTCGCCCGCGACCCGCGCCTGGACCTCACCGGCTCGCTCACCCTGGAGGCCTGGGTCACCCCGCACTACACCGGCTACCAGCAGCCGATCATCGCCAAGGGGGACACGCAGTACGCGCTGAAGCAGACCACCAAGAACCTGGAGTTCTTCATCCACTCCGGCGGAGAGTGGATCACCGCGACCTGGCCGCTGCCGGCGGACGGCTGGCGGGGCAGCGAGCACCACATCGCCGGGGTCTTCGACGCGGACGCGGGCACGCTCACCCTGTATGTCGACGGCGAGGTCAAAGCGACCCGCACCACCGACCGCAGGCCCGGCGTCAACTGCGCGCCCCTCGCCCTGGCCACCGACGCCGACCACTCCACCCGGGAGTTCAGCGGCACCATCCGCCGCGCCCGTGTCTACGCGCGCGCCCTGAGCGCCGCCGAGCTGGCCTCCGACCGCCGCGCTCCGGACGGCGACGGCGTGCGCTTCTGGTTCGACGCCGCCACCGTCGGCGTCAGCGAGAAGCAGCCGTCGGAGAAGACCTTCTACGCCTACGGCGGCGACTGGGGCGACAACCCCAACGACGGGAACTTCGTCGCGGACGGCATCGTCACCGCCGACCGTGGACACACCGGCAAGGCCGCCGAGGTGAAGCGGGTCTACCAGGCGATCAACGCGACTCGGGGCGACGGTGGCGCGATCACTCTGACCAATGAGTACCTGTTCACCAACCTCCGTGATTTTGACGGCAGTTGGGCCCTCATCGAGGACGGTGAGCCGGTTCGGCGGGGAGCCCTCAGCCGCGCTCAGCTCGACGTACCGCCGCAGTCGAGCAAGGAGATCACCGTGCCGGCGGAGCTGCCTGCCGACTGGTCGAAGTCGAAGGAATACTTCCTCCAACTGTCCTTCGTCACCCGGCAGTCCACGAAGTGGGCCGCGGCGGGATTCGAAGTGGCCCGGCAGCAACTGCCCCTCGGCGGGGGCGAGAAGGCCGGTGCGCCGGTACGGCTGGACAGCGTTCCGGCCCTCGCGCATGTCGACGGCGAGCGGTCCGTGACCGTCACCGGCGAGGGCTTCTCCCTCACCGTCGACAAGAAGCGCGGCGTCATCACCTCCTACGAGGCCGCCGGCGTACGGCTCCTGGACTCCGGGCCCGTGCCCAACTTCTGGCGGGCGCCCACCGACAACGACAAGGGCAGCCGCCAGCACATCCGCAACGAGACCTGGCGCGACGCCGGCACCCGGCGCACCGTCACCGACGTCGCCGTGCGCCCTCTCGGGGACAAGGCGGTCGAGATCAAGGTGACCGGCACCCTGCCGACCACCGTGAAGTCGACGTACAGCACCACCTGCACCGTCTTCGGCAACGGCGAGATCAAGGTCGACAACACCCTTCACCCGGGCGCCACTTCACTGCCGTACATCCCGGAGATCGGCACCCTCCTCTTCCTCCCGGGCCGCCTGGACCGGCTGCACTATTACGGTCGCGGGCCCGAGGAGAACCACTGGGACCGCAACAACGGCACCGACGTGGGGCGGTACTCCGGCACCGTCGCCGAGCAGTGGACCCCCTACATCCGCCCGCAGGAGAACGGCAACAAGACCGACGTCCGCTGGGCCGCGCTCACCGACGCCGCCGGGGCCGGGCTTCTGATCAGCGGTGAACCCCTGCTGGAGATCAACGCCTCCCGCTTCACCCCGGAGGACCTGTCGGTCGGCGTGCGCCACGACTATCAGCTCACCCCGCGCGAGGAAGTCGTCCTGCGGGTGAGCCACCGGCAGATGGGCGTGGGCGGCGACAACAGTTGGGGCGCGCACACGCACGACGAGTACAAGCTGTTCGCCGATCGCGACTACGCCTACACCTACCGGCTGCGCCCGCTGACCGACCTCGCCGACGCGACCGGCGCCTCGCGACGGCCCACGGCGACGGACTGA
- the fusA gene encoding elongation factor G: MRTDLTLRALKAVRNLGILAHVDAGKTTVTERILFLTGAVHKRGEVHEGTTVTDFDSQERDRGITIFAAAVSCDWDGHRINLIDTPGHVDFADEVTRSLRVLDGAVAVFDAVAGVEPQSEAVWREADRHGVPRLAFVNKMDRAGADLDSAVASIRERLGATPLVVQLPIGREEGFEGVVDLVRMRAVVWPPDTGAHEERQVPEALRAEALRRRRALDEAVAELHPQALEEYCAGSAVSEATLRAALRELTHAGEAVVVLCGSAYRNRGIEPLLQAVVAYLPSPADVPAVRGTIDGTEQERAADPAAPLAALAFKVHAAPTGRMTYLRIYSGVLRKGDTVLDMGVRRTERVGRILRVQADRHTETDVAVAGDIVAVIGPKSARAGTTLCAPSAPLVLEPPTTADPVVSVAVEARLGQDTDRLASALARLAEEDPSLVVRTDPETGQTLLSGLGELHLEVAVEKLRRDRGLEVSVGRPQVSYRETVVRGVAGLVYRHVKQDGGAGQFAHVVLDVEPLDAPDGEAGFAFASTVVGGRVPREFVRAVEAGCRDALAEGPLGGHPVTGVRVTLTDGATHSKDSSELAFRAAGRFGLREALRSCEMRLLEPVAEVTVTVPEDSVGAVLGDLAARRGRVSASATRGGTAVVTATVPLAELFGYASRLRGRTQGRGTFTTRPAGYAEVPQSLTAAATGQ, from the coding sequence GTGCGTACCGACCTCACACTCCGCGCGCTCAAAGCCGTCCGCAACCTCGGCATCCTCGCCCACGTGGACGCCGGCAAGACCACCGTGACCGAGCGGATCCTGTTCCTGACCGGCGCCGTCCACAAGCGGGGCGAGGTGCACGAGGGCACCACCGTCACCGACTTCGACTCCCAGGAACGCGACCGGGGCATCACCATCTTCGCGGCGGCGGTCAGCTGCGACTGGGACGGGCACCGGATCAACCTCATCGACACCCCGGGCCACGTGGACTTCGCCGACGAGGTGACGCGCTCGCTGCGCGTCCTCGACGGCGCGGTGGCGGTGTTCGACGCCGTCGCGGGCGTCGAACCGCAGAGCGAGGCGGTCTGGCGGGAGGCCGACCGGCACGGGGTGCCGCGCCTGGCGTTCGTGAACAAGATGGACCGCGCGGGCGCCGACCTGGACTCGGCCGTCGCGTCGATCCGGGAACGGCTGGGCGCCACGCCCCTGGTGGTGCAGTTGCCGATCGGCCGCGAGGAGGGGTTCGAGGGCGTCGTCGACCTGGTCCGGATGCGGGCCGTCGTGTGGCCCCCGGACACCGGCGCGCACGAGGAACGCCAGGTGCCCGAGGCACTGCGCGCCGAGGCGCTGCGGCGCCGCCGGGCCCTGGACGAGGCCGTCGCCGAACTGCACCCCCAGGCACTGGAGGAGTACTGCGCCGGCTCGGCGGTCTCGGAGGCGACGCTGCGCGCGGCACTGCGCGAACTGACCCACGCGGGTGAGGCCGTGGTGGTGCTGTGCGGTTCGGCGTACCGCAATCGCGGCATCGAGCCGTTGCTCCAGGCCGTGGTGGCGTATCTGCCGTCGCCAGCGGACGTCCCGGCCGTGCGCGGCACGATCGACGGTACGGAGCAGGAGCGTGCCGCCGATCCCGCCGCGCCCCTGGCCGCGCTGGCCTTCAAGGTGCACGCGGCGCCGACCGGCCGGATGACGTACCTGCGGATCTATTCGGGAGTGCTGCGGAAGGGGGACACGGTGCTGGACATGGGCGTCCGGCGCACCGAACGGGTCGGCCGCATCCTGCGGGTGCAGGCCGACCGGCACACCGAGACGGACGTGGCCGTGGCCGGGGACATCGTCGCCGTGATCGGCCCGAAGTCGGCGCGTGCCGGTACGACCCTGTGCGCCCCCTCGGCGCCGCTCGTGCTGGAACCGCCCACCACGGCCGACCCGGTGGTCTCGGTGGCCGTCGAGGCCCGCCTCGGCCAGGACACCGACCGGCTGGCCTCGGCGCTGGCCCGGCTGGCGGAGGAGGATCCGTCGCTGGTCGTGCGGACCGATCCGGAGACCGGCCAGACGCTGCTGTCGGGCCTGGGCGAGCTGCACCTGGAGGTGGCGGTGGAGAAGCTGCGCCGCGACCGGGGCCTGGAGGTCTCGGTCGGCCGCCCGCAGGTGTCGTACCGGGAGACCGTGGTCCGCGGGGTGGCGGGGCTGGTGTACCGGCACGTCAAGCAGGACGGCGGCGCCGGGCAGTTCGCCCATGTGGTGCTGGACGTCGAGCCGTTGGACGCTCCGGACGGCGAGGCCGGTTTCGCGTTCGCTTCGACGGTGGTCGGCGGCCGGGTCCCGCGGGAATTCGTCCGCGCGGTCGAGGCCGGTTGCCGGGACGCGCTGGCGGAGGGTCCGCTGGGCGGTCATCCGGTGACCGGCGTGCGGGTCACGCTCACCGACGGGGCCACGCACTCCAAGGACTCCTCGGAGCTCGCGTTCCGCGCCGCCGGCCGGTTCGGACTGCGGGAAGCCCTGCGGTCCTGCGAGATGCGGCTGCTGGAGCCGGTCGCCGAGGTGACGGTGACCGTGCCCGAGGACTCCGTGGGTGCCGTCCTGGGCGATCTGGCGGCGCGCCGCGGACGGGTGTCGGCGTCGGCGACCCGGGGCGGTACGGCGGTGGTGACCGCGACGGTTCCGCTGGCCGAACTGTTCGGCTACGCCTCGCGCCTGCGCGGCCGCACCCAGGGCCGGGGCACGTTCACCACCCGCCCGGCGGGCTACGCGGAGGTTCCGCAGAGCCTGACGGCGGCGGCGACGGGCCAGTAG
- a CDS encoding MFS transporter encodes MPLALLALAVVAFGIGTTEFATMGLLPQIADGIDVSVPQAGNIVSAYALGVVVGAPVLTGIGARIPHKRLLLLLSGLFVIGNVASALAPNFGLLFAARFLAGLPHGALFGVGAVVASRLVAPDRAATAVSRMFLGLTVANIIGVPAGTALGQQLGWRSAYVAVAVIGVLALLALAAFVPHQPRGAQAGVRHELRAMGNKQVFIGLATAVVGFGGFFAVYSYLVPMLTNLTGLSDSSTTLVLALYGVGMTLGTLVAGPLTDRALRPTLYGGLALLSAALVVFWFSVHSTVPALITITFIGAMGALITTPVQILLMAKAKDAPTMAAASNHSAFNLANAGGAWLGGLAISAGWGWSSPALVGAALGVAGLGLAFMGGRMDRGGEPSEVITSSDAQHEQVTAAQ; translated from the coding sequence ATGCCACTGGCTCTCCTGGCCCTGGCTGTCGTCGCCTTCGGCATCGGCACGACCGAATTCGCCACCATGGGACTGCTGCCCCAGATCGCCGACGGGATCGATGTGTCCGTGCCGCAGGCGGGCAACATCGTGTCCGCCTACGCGCTGGGCGTCGTCGTCGGCGCCCCGGTGCTGACCGGCATCGGAGCGCGCATCCCGCACAAGCGCCTGCTGTTGCTCCTGTCCGGACTCTTCGTGATCGGCAACGTTGCGTCCGCCCTCGCCCCGAACTTCGGGCTGCTCTTCGCCGCGCGCTTCCTGGCGGGTCTGCCGCACGGCGCGCTGTTCGGCGTGGGCGCGGTCGTCGCCTCCCGGCTCGTCGCCCCGGACCGGGCGGCCACCGCGGTGTCGCGGATGTTCCTCGGACTGACCGTCGCCAACATCATCGGTGTCCCGGCCGGTACGGCGCTCGGCCAGCAGCTGGGCTGGCGGTCCGCCTACGTCGCGGTGGCCGTCATCGGCGTGCTCGCCCTCCTGGCCCTGGCCGCGTTCGTGCCCCACCAGCCGCGCGGCGCCCAGGCCGGCGTCCGCCACGAGCTGCGGGCGATGGGCAACAAGCAGGTGTTCATCGGCCTGGCCACGGCAGTCGTCGGATTCGGCGGCTTCTTCGCCGTCTACAGCTACCTCGTGCCCATGCTGACCAACCTCACGGGCCTCTCCGACTCCTCCACCACCCTGGTACTCGCGCTCTACGGCGTGGGCATGACCCTGGGCACCCTGGTCGCGGGACCGCTCACCGACCGCGCGCTGCGCCCGACGCTCTACGGCGGGCTCGCCCTGCTGTCGGCCGCGCTGGTGGTGTTCTGGTTCAGCGTCCACAGCACCGTGCCGGCACTGATCACGATCACGTTCATCGGCGCGATGGGCGCCCTCATCACCACGCCCGTGCAGATCCTGCTGATGGCCAAGGCCAAGGACGCGCCGACCATGGCGGCGGCCTCCAACCACTCCGCGTTCAACCTGGCCAACGCGGGCGGCGCCTGGCTCGGCGGTCTCGCCATCTCCGCGGGCTGGGGCTGGTCCTCGCCCGCCCTGGTGGGTGCCGCGCTGGGCGTGGCGGGCCTGGGCCTGGCCTTCATGGGCGGCCGCATGGACCGGGGCGGAGAGCCCTCCGAGGTGATCACGTCCTCGGACGCGCAGCACGAGCAGGTCACGGCCGCGCAGTAG
- a CDS encoding diacylglycerol/lipid kinase family protein: protein MIDNVSGRSYHVQRWAARAALTAAALAVLLPLVYGGLIGLLLLLVGALGLVVAVAAVWWTVSLRGPLRWVAALVALIVPACVVAVFATTLFWALPLSLALWGVAVWCGRYALRGTGMHRVRERRCPPPERPYLIMNPRSGGGKVVRFGLRERAEQLGARVVLLDPAHPQDVTELARAAVAEGADLLGVAGGDGTQALVAAVAAEHGLPFLVISAGTRNHFALDLGLDRDDPAACLEALTDGVELRVDLGFAADRPFVNNASFGAYAAIVQHPSYRDDKLGTSLELLPDLLTGRHGPRLTARAGEVTLDAPQAVLVSNNPYRTGEPFGFGRRDRLDMGVLGVLGVRVENAAEAAALVLDPAPAGLTVHTAREVVVENADGAEVEVGLDGEALVLPSPVRCRVEPGALRVRVPRKRPGLARREPALDWRRLRKLAATVGRTAAPKRRF from the coding sequence GTGATCGACAACGTGAGCGGCCGCAGCTATCACGTGCAGCGCTGGGCGGCGAGGGCGGCGCTGACGGCGGCCGCGCTCGCCGTGCTCCTGCCGCTCGTCTACGGCGGACTCATCGGCCTGCTGCTGCTCCTGGTCGGGGCCCTCGGTCTGGTCGTGGCGGTGGCCGCGGTGTGGTGGACGGTAAGTCTTCGCGGGCCCCTGCGGTGGGTGGCGGCACTGGTGGCGCTGATCGTCCCCGCGTGTGTCGTCGCCGTCTTCGCCACGACCCTCTTCTGGGCACTGCCCTTGTCGCTGGCGCTGTGGGGCGTCGCCGTCTGGTGCGGGCGGTACGCCCTGCGCGGCACCGGAATGCACAGGGTGCGCGAACGCCGGTGCCCGCCGCCCGAGCGGCCGTACCTGATCATGAACCCGCGCTCGGGCGGCGGGAAGGTCGTCCGGTTCGGGCTGCGGGAGCGGGCCGAACAGCTCGGCGCGCGGGTCGTTCTGCTCGACCCGGCGCATCCGCAGGACGTGACCGAGCTGGCCCGCGCCGCCGTCGCCGAGGGCGCCGATCTGCTCGGGGTCGCGGGCGGCGACGGCACCCAGGCGCTGGTCGCGGCCGTCGCCGCCGAGCACGGACTGCCGTTCCTGGTCATCAGCGCCGGCACCCGCAACCACTTCGCCCTGGACCTCGGCCTGGACCGCGACGACCCCGCCGCCTGCCTGGAGGCGCTGACCGACGGGGTGGAGCTCCGCGTCGACCTGGGGTTCGCCGCTGACCGGCCGTTCGTGAACAACGCCTCCTTCGGCGCGTACGCGGCGATCGTGCAGCACCCCTCGTACCGGGACGACAAGCTCGGCACCAGCTTGGAGCTGCTGCCGGATCTCCTCACCGGGCGGCACGGGCCGCGGCTCACCGCCCGCGCGGGCGAGGTCACCCTCGACGCCCCGCAGGCCGTCCTGGTGAGCAACAACCCTTACCGGACCGGCGAGCCGTTCGGGTTCGGGCGGCGCGACCGGCTCGACATGGGAGTGCTCGGGGTCCTGGGAGTCCGGGTGGAGAACGCCGCCGAGGCCGCCGCGCTGGTGCTCGACCCGGCCCCGGCCGGGCTCACCGTCCACACCGCCCGCGAGGTCGTCGTGGAGAACGCCGACGGCGCGGAGGTCGAGGTGGGCCTGGACGGCGAGGCGCTGGTCCTGCCCTCGCCGGTCCGCTGCCGCGTCGAGCCCGGCGCCCTGCGCGTCCGCGTACCGCGCAAGCGCCCCGGGCTCGCCCGGCGTGAACCGGCCCTGGACTGGCGCCGGTTGAGAAAGCTGGCCGCGACAGTCGGGCGTACGGCCGCTCCCAAGCGCCGGTTCTGA